CGGCTCGCTCTCCGACGAGGCGGCCGGCATCGAGGGCGCCACCACCTACGACGAACCCGCCGTCGCCCGGATCAAGGGCTCCTCCCGGATGCTCCACGTGCTGCGCAAGGCGGCCCGCGGGGCGCTGGACCGGCCCGGACACCGCCCGTCTGCCCAGGAGGAGGGCCAGCTGGCGTTCGGGGAGGCCGAGGAGGCCCCTCGGGACGCCGGCACCCCCACCCGGCTCAGGGTGGTGGCCTTCGGCGCCCGCGTCGAACTGCACGAGGACGAGCTCCGGCGCATCCGCAACAACGTGCTCAGCGGCACCGCACCGGTCAACCTGCTGCGCCCGCGCGCCCGCAAGCTGCTGCTCGACGCGCTGTGGACCAGGTCGTCGGGCCGGGGCCGCTACACCGATCAGGAGCTCGCGGCCGAACTCCGCTCGTCGTTCGACGAGGACGTCTCCACCGAGGCACCGTTCATCGAGTTCCTGAACGCCTGGTGGCCCGAGCTCACCCCGCGCGGGGTGCTCGCCGCGATGGCGGACGAGAAGCAGCTCGGCCGGTGGGCGCGCCGGACCCTCAACCAGGGCGAGGTGCGCCGGCTCGCGCGCTCCCTGAAGCGGCTGGACGCGGAGGGCCGCGGGCCGCTCTCCGTCCACGACGTGGCGATCCTCGACGAGCTCCAGACCCTGCTCGGCACCCCGAACCGGCCCAAGCGCAAGCGCGAGTTCGATCCGCTGGACCATCTCACCGGTCTGGAGGAGCTGATGCCGCAGCGCGAGGAGACCCAGTGGGAGCGGGCCGAACGGCTTGCGGCGGAGCGCACGGAGTACGCGCACGTCATCGTCGACGAGGCGCAGGACCTCACGCCCATGCAGTGGCGGATGGTCGGCCGCCGTGGCCGGCACGCCACCTGGACGATCGTCGGCGACCCGGCGCAGTCCTCCTGGTCCGATCCGGACGAGGCGTCGGCGGCGCGTGACGAGGCGCTGGGCAGCCGGCCGCGCCGGAACTTCACGCTGACCGTCAACTACCGCAACCCGGCGGAGATCGCCGAGCTCGCCGCCAAGGTCCTGGCGCTCGCGATGCCGGGCATGGAGTCCCCGGCCGCGGTCCGCTCCACGGGCGTGAAGCCGCGCTTCGAGACCGTGCGGGACGGCGATCTGGCCGGCACCGTGCGGGAGGAGGCGCGGCGGCTGCTCGGCGAGGTGGACGGCACGGTCGGTGTCGTCGTCGCGATGAACCGGCGGGCGCAGGCCCGTGGCTGGCTCGCGGAGCTCGGCGAGCGCGTGGTGGCGCTCGGCAGCCTGGAGGCGAAGGGCCTGGAGTACGACGCGACGGTGGTCGTCTCGCCCGCGGAGATCGCGGACGAGTCCCCGGCGGGGCTGCGGGTGCTGTATGTGGCGCTGACGCGCGCGACGCAGCAGCTGACGGTCGTCTCGGGGGAGCGGGACCTGCCCGACGAGGACGGGGTGCCGGACCTGCTCAGGGACTGACGGGACCCGGGAGGTGGCGGTGCGGGAGCCTTTTTCGGGTCAACCTGCGCTGGGGGAATCACTTCTCCGGGGTGTTTGTTAGCCTGGAGTCGGCACCGGCTCGATCCAAGCCCCCGGGCCCAACCTTCGTCGCTTCGAGCGACCACTTGCCGCGAGGCGAGCATGGCGGGTCGGTGCCGTTCAACTGAAGAAGACAGACCCGCGTCACCCTCCGGTGGCGCGGGTCTGTTTTTGTTCACGGTCCCGGATGCGCGGCCGGCAGGGGTTCCGCCGAGGCCCTCATATCTCGTATGGTGGAAAACACTTTCCGAAGCGTGGCAGTCATTACCGGCTACTCGTCGGTAGGTGCGAATATCGGAAGGCGTGTCCGGGGCGGCAGTTCCGGCCACGTATAGCAATGAAGCTAAGGAAAGCGAAGGACTCGGCCATGGCAACGGCGCCCAGCGTCTCGTACTCGATGACGGTCAGGCTGGAGGTGCCCGCGAGCGGCACAGCGGTCTCCCAGCTCACCACGGCCGTGGAGTCCTCCGGCGGTTCGGTCACCGGCCTCGACGTGACCGCTTCCGGCCACGACAAGCTGCGGATCGACGTCACGATCGCGGCCTCCTCCACCTCGCACGCCGACGAGATCGTCGAGGGTCTGCGCGACATCGAGGGCGTCATCCTCGGCAAGGTGTCCGACCGTACGTTCCTGATGCACCTCGGCGGCAAGATCGAGATGCAGTCGAAGCATCCCATCCGCAACCGTGACGACCTCTCGATGATCTACACCCCGGGCGTGGCCCGGGTCTGCATGGCGATCGCCGAGAACCCCGAGGACGCCCGGCGCCTCACCATCAAGCGCAACTCCGTCGCAGTCGTGACGGACGGCTCCGCGGTGCTCGGCCTCGGCAACATCGGCCCGATGGCCGCCCTCCCCGTCATGGAGGGCAAGGCGGCCCTCTTCAAGCGCTTCGCCGGCATCGACGCCTGGCCGATCTGCCTGGACACCCAGGACACCGACGCGATCGTCGAGATCGTCAAGGCGATCGCCCCCGGCTTCGCGGGCATCAACCTGGAGGACATCTCCGCGCCGCGCTGCTTCGAGATCGAGGCCCGGCTGCGCGAGGCCCTGGACATCCCCGTCTTCCACGACGACCAGCACGGCACCGCCATCGTCGTCCTGGCCTCGCTGACCAACGCCCTGCGCGTGGTGGGCAAGGGAATCGGGGACGTACGGGTCGTCATGTCCGGTGCCGGAGCGGCCGGTACGGCCATCCTGAAGCTGCTCATCGCCGCGGGCGTCAAGCACGCGGTCGTCGCCGACATCCACGGTGTGGTGCACGCCGGCCGTGAGGACCTGGTCTCCGCCGACGCCGACTCGCCGCTGCGCTGGATCGCCGACAACACCAACCCCGAGTCCGTCACGGGCACCCTCAAGCAGGCCGTGGTGGGCGCCGACGTCTTCATCGGCGTCTCGGCCCCGAACGTGCTGGACGGCGACGATGTCGCGGCCATGGCCGACGGTGCGATCGTGTTCGCGCTCGCGAACCCGGACCCCGAGGTCGACCCGGCGATCGCGCGCCGGACCGCGGCGGTCGTGGCCACCGGCCGCTCGGACTTCCCCAACCAGATCAATAACGTCCTGGTCTTCCCCGGCGTCTTCCGCGGGCTGCTGGACGCTCAGTCCCGCACCGTCAACACGGAGATGATGCTCGCCGCCGCGCGCGCCCTCGCCGACGTGGTCGCCGAGGACGAGGTGAACGCGAACTACATCATCCCGTCGGTCTTCAACGACAAGGTCGCCGGAGCGGTCGCGGGAGCCGTCCGGGAGGCCGCGAAGGCGGCCGGTGCGGCTGTGACGGGCCCCACGTCCGTCTGATATCCGGCGCGTCGCGGGTCGCGGCGCCCCAAACGCCCCTTTAGGGTGGGCGGGCGACGCGTCCCGTAGAGCCCCGCATCAGGTGCGGACCGCTTTTGGGGAGTCGACGGAACGTCACCATGACGAGGCAGTGGTGCTTTTCGTGTGACTCCGGAGGGTGCCGGATTGGCTTTCCCGCCGCAGGTGGGGGCAGGATGCTTTCCCAAGGACTTCGTCCGGGGGAGACCCCACGGGGCGCGAAGGTCTAAAAAAACGGACCCGGGTCCGGGGACTGTCCGAGGGCCCTGGCAGCATCGGCTTCGATCTCACGCCTCACAGGCAAGAAGAACACGGGAGTAACAACATGAACCGCAGTGAGCTGGTGGCCGCCCTGGCCGACCGCGCCGAGGTGACTCGCAAGGACGCCGACGCCGTGCTGGCCGCGCTCGCCGAGACCGTCGGTGAGATCGTCGCCAAGGGCGACGAGAAGGTCACCATCCCCGGCTTCCTGACCTTCGAGCGCACCCACCGTGCCGCTCGCACCGCTCGTAACCCGCAGACCGGCGACCCGATCAACATCCCGGCCGGCTACAGCGTGAAGGTCTCCGCGGGCTCGAAGCTCAAGGAAGCCGCCAAGGGCAAGTAAGACCCTGGGCACGACGAAGGGCGGTCACCCCGACCAGGGTGGCCGCCCTTCGGCGTACGGGCCGCAGAACGCCGTTCCGGGCCTCGGAAGAGGCAGTCCCGGGGGCGCTGGGCCCCCGGGAGCGTCCTCAGACCAGTGAACCGCCCGGCAGCTCCACCTTGGCGCCGAGCTTCTCCAGCTTGTCCATGAAGTTCTCGTAGCCGCGGTTGATCAGGTCGATCCCGTGCACCCGGGACGTCCCCTGGGCCGCCAGGGCGGCGATCAGGTACGAGAAACCGCCGCGCAGGTCCGGGATGACCAGATCCGCGCCCTGCAGCTTCGTCGGCCCGGAGACGACCGCGGAGTGCAGGAAGTTGCGCTGGCCGAAGCGGCAGTCGCTGCCGCCCAGGCACTCGCGGTAGAGCTGGATGTGCGCGCCCATCTGGTTGAGCGCCGAGGTAAAGCCGAGCCGCGACTCGTACACCGTCTCGTGCACGATCGACAGACCGGCGGCCTGCGTCAGCGCCACGACCAGCGGCTGCTGCCAGTCGGTCTGGAAGCCGGGGTGCACGTCCGTCTCCAGCGCGATGGCGTTCAGCGCGCCGCCCGGGTGCCAGAAGCGGATGCCCTCGTCGTCGATCTCGAAGGCGCCGCCGACCCGGCGGAAGGTGTTCAGGAACGTCATCATCGACCGCTGCTGGGCGCCGCGGACGTAGATGTTGCCCTCGGTCGCAAGCGCCGCGGACGCCCAGGAGGCGGCCTCCAGGCGGTCCGGGATCGCCCGGTGCGTGTAACCGTCGAGACGGTCGACACCGGTGATCCGGATGGTCCGGTCGGTGTCCATGGAGATGATCGCGCCCATCTTCTGCAGTACGCAGATGAGGTCCTCGATCTCCGGCTCCACGGCCGCGTTGGACAGCTCGGTGACACCCTCGGCGAGCACCGCGGTCAGCAGCACCTGCTCGGTCGAGCCGACCGAGGGGTACGGCAGCCGGATCTTGGTGCCGCGCAGCCGCTGCGGGGCCTCCAGATACTGGCCGTCCGCCCGCTTCTCGATCGTCGCGCCGAACTGGCGCAGCACGTCGAAGTGGAAGTCGATCGGCCGGCCGCCGATGTCGCAGCCGCCGAGACCCGGGATGAACGCATGGCCCAGCCGGTGCAGCAGCGGGCCGCAGAAGAGGATCGGAATGCGCGACGAGCCCGCGTGGGCGTCGATGTCGGCGACGTTCGCACTCTCGACATGAGTGGGGTCGAGGATCAGCTCACCCGGTTCGTCACCCGGACGGACCGTCACGCCGTGCAGCTGCAGCAGCCCGCGCACCACCCGCACGTCGCGGATGTCGGGCACGTTGCGCAGTCGGCTGGGCCCGCTGCCGAGCAGCGCGGCGACCATTGCCTTCGGCACCAGGTTCTTGGCGCCTCGGACGCGGATCTCGCCCTCCAGCGGGGTTCCGCCGTGGACAAGCAGGACATCGTCTGTGCCGGTCATGAATCTCGCGTTCCGGAGTGGTCGGGCAGGGGGCCAACCGAAAGGGTAATGGCCCGGCACCCCCCTTCCATAAGAGAGCGGGGGGTGTACGAACGTCATGAATCCGCCACAACACGCTCTGCTGCCGGGATCTTGCGGAGGGTTACCGTCCGGATGAGCGGCCCGGCCGTGCGCTCCTTGTGCATCCGTGCGCCCTGAGCTGCGCTCGGGCACCCTGGGCGATCAGGGAGTCACTTGGCCCCCGCGAACGCCGAAGATGCGGGATCATTTCTGCCATGACGGAGGTGTCCTCGCTCACAGGGCGACTGCTCGTGGCCACACCCGCCCTCGCCGACCCGAATTTCGACCGTGCGGTGGTGCTGCTCCTCGACCACGACGAGGAGGGCTCGCTCGGCGTGGTCCTGAACCGCCCGACCCCGGTCGGCGTC
This genomic interval from Streptomyces sp. NBC_00464 contains the following:
- a CDS encoding HelD family protein → MAAQDAAVDSLRDREIGVEQEHLDRVYHRLEEKIHEAEFLMNDAVKRGQVGTPGALAERDAQVFRAGIHLNRLNSEFEDFLFGRIDLLLGKDGERGPDGAFTSVEPADDVVRDDGTADIAETLHIGRIGVLDSDYAPLVIDWRAPAAAPFYRSTPKEPGRVVRRRVIRSKGRRVLGVEDDLMRPELTAFLEGEKLPVIGDGALMAALGQARSHTMRDIVSSIQAEQDLVIRAPAASVTEVSGGPGTGKTAVALHRAAYLLYQDRRRYAGGILVVSPTPLLVAYTEGVLPSLGEEGQVAIRAVGSLSDEAAGIEGATTYDEPAVARIKGSSRMLHVLRKAARGALDRPGHRPSAQEEGQLAFGEAEEAPRDAGTPTRLRVVAFGARVELHEDELRRIRNNVLSGTAPVNLLRPRARKLLLDALWTRSSGRGRYTDQELAAELRSSFDEDVSTEAPFIEFLNAWWPELTPRGVLAAMADEKQLGRWARRTLNQGEVRRLARSLKRLDAEGRGPLSVHDVAILDELQTLLGTPNRPKRKREFDPLDHLTGLEELMPQREETQWERAERLAAERTEYAHVIVDEAQDLTPMQWRMVGRRGRHATWTIVGDPAQSSWSDPDEASAARDEALGSRPRRNFTLTVNYRNPAEIAELAAKVLALAMPGMESPAAVRSTGVKPRFETVRDGDLAGTVREEARRLLGEVDGTVGVVVAMNRRAQARGWLAELGERVVALGSLEAKGLEYDATVVVSPAEIADESPAGLRVLYVALTRATQQLTVVSGERDLPDEDGVPDLLRD
- the murA gene encoding UDP-N-acetylglucosamine 1-carboxyvinyltransferase; protein product: MTGTDDVLLVHGGTPLEGEIRVRGAKNLVPKAMVAALLGSGPSRLRNVPDIRDVRVVRGLLQLHGVTVRPGDEPGELILDPTHVESANVADIDAHAGSSRIPILFCGPLLHRLGHAFIPGLGGCDIGGRPIDFHFDVLRQFGATIEKRADGQYLEAPQRLRGTKIRLPYPSVGSTEQVLLTAVLAEGVTELSNAAVEPEIEDLICVLQKMGAIISMDTDRTIRITGVDRLDGYTHRAIPDRLEAASWASAALATEGNIYVRGAQQRSMMTFLNTFRRVGGAFEIDDEGIRFWHPGGALNAIALETDVHPGFQTDWQQPLVVALTQAAGLSIVHETVYESRLGFTSALNQMGAHIQLYRECLGGSDCRFGQRNFLHSAVVSGPTKLQGADLVIPDLRGGFSYLIAALAAQGTSRVHGIDLINRGYENFMDKLEKLGAKVELPGGSLV
- a CDS encoding HU family DNA-binding protein → MNRSELVAALADRAEVTRKDADAVLAALAETVGEIVAKGDEKVTIPGFLTFERTHRAARTARNPQTGDPINIPAGYSVKVSAGSKLKEAAKGK
- a CDS encoding NAD-dependent malic enzyme is translated as MATAPSVSYSMTVRLEVPASGTAVSQLTTAVESSGGSVTGLDVTASGHDKLRIDVTIAASSTSHADEIVEGLRDIEGVILGKVSDRTFLMHLGGKIEMQSKHPIRNRDDLSMIYTPGVARVCMAIAENPEDARRLTIKRNSVAVVTDGSAVLGLGNIGPMAALPVMEGKAALFKRFAGIDAWPICLDTQDTDAIVEIVKAIAPGFAGINLEDISAPRCFEIEARLREALDIPVFHDDQHGTAIVVLASLTNALRVVGKGIGDVRVVMSGAGAAGTAILKLLIAAGVKHAVVADIHGVVHAGREDLVSADADSPLRWIADNTNPESVTGTLKQAVVGADVFIGVSAPNVLDGDDVAAMADGAIVFALANPDPEVDPAIARRTAAVVATGRSDFPNQINNVLVFPGVFRGLLDAQSRTVNTEMMLAAARALADVVAEDEVNANYIIPSVFNDKVAGAVAGAVREAAKAAGAAVTGPTSV